A genome region from Phoenix dactylifera cultivar Barhee BC4 unplaced genomic scaffold, palm_55x_up_171113_PBpolish2nd_filt_p 000828F, whole genome shotgun sequence includes the following:
- the LOC103703658 gene encoding probable receptor-like protein kinase At1g80640: protein MNPTLPIWALFLLISTALTNARDPIYVASPLTSPPPPEMQITLKHHNHHLDKVLVLPIILASVALAIILLSICCGWTFQRKSHQNSDSEDIRPSGKMVGKKGLLPMIHYTLLEAASNQFSEFSGVSGYLYKAHFDEGITALVKKLNGRKQEYEREFENEIDLLSIICHPNIISLVGYCVHAGTRFLVYEMMENGTLETQLHGPSRGSALSWHIRMKIAVDTAKGLEFLHEHCNPPIIHGDLKSSSILLDSEFNVKISDFGLAVAAGSQNKANLQRSGALGYVAPECLLNGELTEKSDVYAFGVILLELLMGRKPVEKPTPSQCQSIVTWAVPQLADRLQLPSIVDPVIRNTMELKHLCQVAAIAALCVQPEPGYRPLMTDVLHSLIPLVPIELGGTTRVMEPLACANKESCVI from the exons ATGAACCCAACTCTTCCAATTTGGGCCTTATTCCTTCTCATATCCACAGCTCTCACCAATGCCAGAGATCCCATCTACGTGGCTTCTCCATTAACTTCTCCACCTCCTCCAG AGATGCAGATAACACTAAAGCATCATAATCACCATTTAGACAAAGTGTTAGTTTTGCCGATCATCCTGGCTTCTGTTgcacttgctatcatcttgctATCGATATGCTGTGGCTGGACCTTTCAGCGTAAAAGTCATCAAAATTCGGATTCGGAGGACATTCGACCATCAG GAAAGATGGTGGGCAAGAAAGGATTGCTTCCCATGATTCATTACACCTTGTTAGAAGCTGCTAGTAACCAGTTTTCTGAGTTTAGTGGAGTATCTGGATACCTGTATAAAGCTCACTTTGATGAAGGCATTACTGCTCTCGTGAAGAAGTTAAATGGTCGCAAGCAGGAGTATGAAAGAGAGTTTGAG AATGAGATAGATCTGCTGAGTATAATATGCCATCCAAATATAATCTCTCTTGTGGGTTATTGTGTTCATGCGGGGACTCGGTTCCTTGTCTATGAGATGATGGAAAATGGAACTCTGGAGACACAGTTGCACG GACCTTCTCGTGGGTCAGCGTTATCCTGGCACATTCGTATGAAAATTGCAGTTGATACTGCGAA aggattagaatttcttcatGAGCACTGCAACCCGCCAATTATTCATGGAGATCTAAAATCATCTAGTATTCTTCTAGATTCTGAGTTTAATGTGAAG ATTTCTGACTTTGGCCTTGCGGTAGCTGCTGGTAGTCAAAACAAAGCTAACCTCCAGCGTTCAGGTGCTCTGGGTTATGTTGCTCCAGAGTGCCTCTTAAATG GGGAACTCACCGAGAAAAGCGATGTTTATGCTTTTGGAGTGATCCTTTTGGAGCTCCTGATGGGAAGAAAACCAGTGGAGAAACCAACACCATCTCAATGCCAATCTATTGTCACTTGG GCCGTTCCTCAGCTCGCTGACAGATTACAGCTTCCAAGCATAGTGGATCCTGTGATCAGGAACACTATGGAGCTAAAACATTTATGCCAG GTTGCAGCGATTGCTGCTTTATGTGTCCAACCAGAACCTGGTTACAGGCCACTGATGACAGATGTCCTGCATTCTCTCATTCCTCTTGTGCCGATAGAACTCGGAGGCACGACGAGAGTTATGGAGCCATTAGCCTGTGCAAACAAGGAATCCTGTGTCATTTGA